A single Pristis pectinata isolate sPriPec2 chromosome 6, sPriPec2.1.pri, whole genome shotgun sequence DNA region contains:
- the LOC127571916 gene encoding tubulin alpha chain-like produces MRECISIHVGQAGVQIGNACWELHCLEHGIQPDGQMPSDKTTGGRDDSFNTFFSETGAGRHVPRVVLVDLEPTVIDEVRTRTYRQLFHAEQLTTGKEDTANNYARGHYTIGKEIIDLVLDRIRKLADQCTGLQGFLVFHSFGGGTGSGFYTRCFRFT; encoded by the coding sequence ATGCGTGAGTGTATCAGTATCCACGTTGGCCAGGCTGGTGTCCAGATCGGCAACGCCTGCTGGGAGCTGCACTGCTTGGAACATGGCATCCAGCCTGATGGTCAGATGCCCAGTGACAAGACCACTGGGGGCAGAGACGATTCCTTCAACACATTCTTCAGTGAGACAGGAGCAGGAAGGCATGTTCCCCGAGTTGTGCTTGTGGACCTGGAACCAACTGTGATAGATGAGGTTCGTACCAGAACCTACCGCCAGCTCTTCCATGCTGAGCAACTCACTACTGGGAAAGAAGATACAGCCAATAACTATGCCCGTGGTCATTACACAATTGGCAAGGAGATCATTGATCTGGTTCTGGACAGAATCCGCAAACTGGCTGACCAATGCACAGGTCTGCAGGGTTTCCTGGTCTTCCACAGCTTCGGTGGTGGCACTGGCTCTGGTTTTTACACACGATGCTTCAGGTTCACCTGA